A window from Planococcus maritimus encodes these proteins:
- a CDS encoding fumarylacetoacetate hydrolase family protein — protein MKLLSFRLHGEERFGPKVKKEEAVWDVLAIQQQLNVLPEFPAKLIDGVSQGMEFVEQIRKLTEAAVQSETPEQFKHSFSEIEWQAPVPRPPKNFICIGKNYADHAEEMGGQAPADMVVFTKAPNTVAADEEKVSAHADVTDSYDYEGELAVVIGKAGHKIPKQLAYDYVFGYTIALDLTARDLQEKHQQYFLGKSLPGSCPMGPYLVTKDEIPQSQNLSLVTKVNDEVRQNGNTENMIRRVDELIAEISKSVALEPGDVILTGTPAGVGKGFNPPKFLKAGDTIKVSIQSIGTLVTHLS, from the coding sequence ATGAAACTTTTATCGTTTCGCTTACATGGAGAAGAACGTTTTGGACCTAAGGTAAAAAAAGAAGAAGCCGTATGGGATGTCCTTGCTATCCAACAGCAGTTGAATGTCTTGCCGGAATTTCCTGCAAAGCTGATTGATGGAGTGTCACAAGGAATGGAGTTTGTGGAACAGATCCGCAAATTGACAGAAGCGGCTGTCCAATCGGAAACCCCTGAGCAATTCAAACACTCTTTTTCGGAAATCGAATGGCAGGCACCTGTCCCGAGACCTCCGAAGAATTTTATCTGCATTGGCAAGAACTACGCTGACCACGCCGAAGAAATGGGCGGACAAGCACCGGCAGATATGGTTGTTTTCACGAAAGCACCTAACACGGTCGCGGCAGACGAAGAAAAGGTCTCTGCACATGCAGATGTCACCGATTCATATGACTACGAAGGTGAACTAGCTGTCGTGATTGGCAAGGCAGGCCATAAAATTCCGAAACAGTTGGCTTATGATTACGTGTTCGGCTATACCATCGCGCTTGACTTGACTGCGCGTGACCTCCAGGAAAAGCATCAGCAATATTTCCTAGGAAAAAGCTTGCCAGGCTCTTGCCCGATGGGACCATACCTTGTTACCAAAGATGAAATTCCGCAATCGCAGAACCTGTCTCTTGTGACGAAAGTCAATGACGAAGTCCGCCAGAATGGCAATACGGAAAACATGATTCGCCGTGTCGATGAACTGATTGCCGAAATTTCCAAATCAGTGGCGCTCGAACCGGGAGATGTCATCTTGACTGGAACCCCGGCTGGTGTCGGCAAAGGATTCAATCCGCCGAAGTTCTTGAAAGCGGGCGATACGATCAAAGTATCGATCCAGTCCATTGGCACACTCGTCACACATTTGTCATAA
- a CDS encoding DUF418 domain-containing protein, whose product MKLQPTMLSERVEAIDLMRGFSLFGILLINMLAFHSPLSYIDPYKWFSSNMDQTIFTGLDIFVQASFYPLFAMLFGYGLMMQFSRAQQHSQPFVPLAVKRLVILLAFGIIHAFFIWYGDILITYALMGLLLIGMLSLPANWLLGLALLIYALPHLMFTAIMFISVMADPNIYIGYQEAEQSIAAYGSGNFAEIFSRRLTDWYYGNNPFSFIIYAVTILPLMMVGAAAAKWRMIEQVAAKKKTWLLLTFSSLVLGLLLKSTPYLFDTNYAFQYVQEIFGGPLVAVGYAGIIALLSMNLNFMKALSPVVKAGRMSMTIYLTQSIIATSIFYSFGLGLYGQVDLLTGTLIALGIFVVQLIFAELWFSKFKRGPIEMIWRRWTYGRNFEKSNNSKR is encoded by the coding sequence TTGAAATTACAGCCGACCATGTTGAGTGAACGGGTGGAAGCCATTGATTTGATGAGGGGGTTCTCGTTATTCGGAATTCTGCTCATCAATATGCTGGCATTCCATTCGCCTTTAAGTTACATCGATCCGTATAAATGGTTCAGCAGCAATATGGACCAAACTATATTCACCGGCTTGGATATATTCGTCCAGGCAAGCTTTTACCCGCTATTTGCCATGTTGTTCGGCTACGGCTTGATGATGCAATTTTCGCGGGCCCAACAACACAGTCAACCGTTTGTGCCACTAGCCGTCAAGAGACTGGTGATCTTGTTGGCATTTGGGATTATTCATGCGTTCTTTATTTGGTACGGGGATATTTTAATCACCTACGCTTTGATGGGATTGCTGCTGATTGGCATGCTCAGCTTGCCCGCCAACTGGCTGTTGGGGCTTGCTTTATTAATCTACGCATTGCCTCATTTGATGTTCACGGCCATTATGTTTATTTCGGTCATGGCAGATCCTAATATTTATATTGGGTACCAAGAAGCCGAACAATCGATTGCGGCTTATGGCTCAGGGAACTTCGCAGAAATTTTCAGCAGGCGGTTGACGGATTGGTATTATGGCAACAATCCATTCAGTTTTATTATTTATGCCGTTACCATCTTGCCATTGATGATGGTGGGGGCAGCTGCGGCCAAATGGCGGATGATTGAACAAGTTGCCGCTAAGAAAAAAACGTGGTTGCTACTGACCTTCAGTTCGCTTGTGCTCGGCTTGTTGTTGAAATCCACTCCTTACTTATTCGACACCAATTATGCCTTTCAATATGTCCAGGAAATATTCGGAGGGCCGTTGGTGGCTGTAGGTTATGCGGGGATCATCGCGTTATTATCGATGAACCTGAACTTTATGAAGGCTTTGTCTCCGGTAGTTAAAGCAGGCAGGATGTCGATGACGATCTATCTGACACAATCCATCATCGCGACCTCGATCTTTTATTCCTTTGGACTTGGCTTGTATGGCCAAGTGGACTTACTGACGGGGACTTTGATCGCCCTAGGTATTTTCGTTGTTCAATTGATCTTTGCAGAACTGTGGTTCAGCAAATTTAAGCGTGGCCCGATCGAAATGATTTGGCGCCGGTGGACTTACGGAAGAAATTTTGAAAAAAGCAACAATTCAAAACGATGA
- the addA gene encoding helicase-exonuclease AddAB subunit AddA, whose translation MIPKKPNDATWTDEQWQAIWAKGQDMLVSAAAGSGKTAVLINRMIEKVLDEQDPISVDELLVVTFTNASAAEMRHRMSAALEQAVAAQPDSVHLKKQLRLINKAQISTLHSFCLQVVKQYAYLLEIDPGFRIAGDTEAALLRDDVMEAVLESAYEGEGRDKVYRLADSFTSDRSDQAMEILLGKLYDYSRVHPKPEAWLEQLPQLYDVSEHATVDELPFMNDLKMTIRHSFEAALDLLDEGWELATQPDGPHILEEHFRMDATLIRTALDALDESWASLHAYARNIKWERLASVKKDSCDPQLAEEAKARRNEAKKLINDVKDGYFTRAPERLLGEMREMAPLMRTLVDLTKRFAKDYKALKIDRGLVDFSDLEHYALEILSEDGKPSAIAQDYRTRFKEVLVDEYQDTNMLQETILSLVKSGTEQDGNLFMVGDVKQSIYRFRLAEPMLFLGKYSRFSREAQETGLRIDLNANFRSRKEVLDGTNYIFSQIMGERVGEISYDEDAALKPKAPYPEADVPIHLTLIHEPETEEGEDVSVDMDKSQWEARWIAQKIRQMMDAGTLVHDPWSGKERPLEYRDVVVLMRSMTWSSDFSDEFKAAGVPLYAELSGGYFDALEVMIMLDTLRVIDNPYQDIPLAAVLRAPFFGLQENELAAIRLADAKGTFYDALKAFIRIGTMEQATRLKLSRFTNSLQKWRDLARRGSLAELIWKVYLDTNYYEMAGAMSNGKQRQANLRALHDRALEYEQTAFRGLFRFLRFIDRMRERGDDLGTAKSLSEKENVVRLMTVHKSKGLEFPVVFFAGTGRPFNEMDFHKPYLFDQQYGLAVKAVNPETRIEYTSLPYLAVKEMKQLQMKAEEMRVLYVAMTRAKEQLYLTASVKDIDRLLEKWKTTSGDLLLPDFKRSRAKSYLDWIGPAVTRHPDAKQLHTGGEVIEHHSRFDIDIVETASLEELQPVLEAPEDRPEADADAALIYSRFDFSYPHQAAVEKRSKQSVTEMKRLQLLQSLDEPESFIQEYQPKTQKKAPHRPDFLMDRKLSAADVGTAVHTVMQHLPLERRMNLAEIRQFLEELAGREILTEEEAQAVRAEQVETFFDSPIAQRLIAAEDVRREVPFTYARADEDGDYQIVQGIVDCLFKENGEWVLLDYKTDQTRGMGNVQSVMKERYAIQLSIYQEAVEAILRIPIKERVLYLFSSNEEVKV comes from the coding sequence ATGATACCGAAAAAACCGAATGATGCCACATGGACAGACGAACAATGGCAGGCGATTTGGGCCAAGGGGCAGGACATGCTTGTATCGGCCGCGGCAGGCTCTGGGAAAACGGCTGTATTGATCAATCGGATGATTGAAAAGGTACTGGATGAGCAAGATCCGATATCAGTCGACGAGCTATTGGTTGTGACCTTTACGAATGCCTCTGCAGCAGAAATGCGCCACCGTATGTCTGCGGCTCTCGAGCAGGCGGTCGCTGCACAGCCAGACTCGGTTCATTTGAAAAAACAGCTGAGGCTGATCAATAAAGCTCAAATTTCGACCTTGCATTCGTTTTGCTTGCAAGTGGTGAAGCAATACGCCTATCTATTGGAAATCGACCCAGGATTCCGTATTGCTGGAGATACAGAAGCGGCCTTATTGCGTGACGATGTGATGGAAGCAGTGCTTGAATCTGCTTACGAGGGGGAAGGGCGCGACAAAGTTTACAGGCTTGCGGACAGTTTTACTTCTGACCGCAGCGACCAGGCCATGGAGATTTTACTAGGGAAGTTATATGATTATTCACGTGTGCACCCTAAACCGGAGGCTTGGCTTGAACAATTGCCACAGCTTTACGATGTGTCGGAACATGCCACAGTTGACGAATTGCCGTTCATGAATGATTTAAAAATGACGATACGTCATAGTTTTGAGGCAGCGCTCGATTTACTCGACGAAGGCTGGGAGTTAGCTACGCAGCCGGACGGCCCTCACATCTTGGAAGAGCATTTCCGGATGGATGCTACACTGATCCGTACGGCACTCGACGCTTTGGATGAGTCTTGGGCGTCGCTTCACGCTTATGCGCGAAACATTAAATGGGAACGCTTAGCTTCCGTGAAAAAAGATTCCTGCGACCCGCAGTTAGCGGAAGAAGCGAAAGCGCGGAGAAATGAAGCAAAAAAACTGATTAATGACGTAAAAGACGGGTATTTCACCCGCGCTCCCGAACGGCTTCTTGGGGAAATGCGTGAAATGGCGCCGCTCATGAGAACATTGGTTGATTTGACAAAGCGCTTTGCAAAAGATTACAAAGCCCTGAAAATCGATCGCGGTTTGGTAGATTTCTCGGATTTGGAGCATTATGCACTGGAAATCTTAAGCGAGGACGGGAAACCTTCAGCGATAGCACAAGATTACCGAACACGCTTTAAGGAAGTCTTAGTCGACGAATACCAGGATACGAATATGCTGCAAGAAACGATACTTAGCCTGGTGAAGTCCGGTACAGAACAAGATGGCAATTTGTTTATGGTTGGGGATGTGAAACAATCGATCTACCGTTTCCGTTTGGCGGAGCCGATGCTGTTCCTCGGCAAGTATTCCCGCTTTAGCCGGGAAGCGCAAGAAACGGGCCTGAGGATTGACTTGAACGCCAATTTCAGGAGCCGCAAAGAAGTACTCGATGGCACCAATTACATCTTTTCGCAGATTATGGGCGAACGCGTTGGCGAAATCAGCTACGACGAAGATGCGGCATTAAAGCCGAAAGCGCCTTATCCTGAAGCGGATGTGCCGATCCACTTGACGCTCATCCATGAACCGGAAACCGAAGAAGGCGAAGACGTATCTGTGGATATGGACAAATCGCAATGGGAAGCTCGCTGGATTGCACAGAAAATCCGCCAAATGATGGATGCGGGAACGCTTGTGCACGATCCATGGAGCGGCAAAGAGCGCCCGCTTGAATATCGTGACGTGGTTGTTTTGATGCGTTCAATGACTTGGTCCAGTGATTTTTCCGATGAATTTAAAGCGGCTGGTGTGCCTCTATATGCGGAATTGAGCGGCGGTTATTTCGATGCACTCGAAGTGATGATCATGCTCGATACATTGCGTGTTATCGACAATCCGTATCAGGACATTCCGCTTGCCGCCGTTTTGCGTGCGCCGTTTTTCGGTCTTCAGGAAAACGAGCTCGCAGCAATTCGCTTAGCTGATGCGAAAGGCACTTTCTACGATGCGTTAAAAGCGTTTATCCGCATCGGCACTATGGAACAAGCTACGCGCCTTAAGTTGTCGCGATTTACTAATAGCTTGCAGAAATGGCGTGATTTGGCGCGAAGAGGCTCGTTAGCAGAGTTGATTTGGAAAGTTTATTTGGATACGAACTATTACGAAATGGCGGGTGCCATGTCAAATGGCAAACAGCGCCAAGCTAATTTGCGTGCTCTTCACGACCGTGCACTTGAATACGAACAAACCGCTTTTCGCGGCTTGTTCCGCTTCTTGCGTTTTATCGACCGCATGCGAGAACGCGGAGACGACCTTGGGACTGCCAAATCATTGAGTGAAAAAGAAAACGTCGTCCGGCTGATGACCGTCCACAAATCGAAAGGCTTAGAGTTTCCAGTGGTCTTTTTCGCAGGGACCGGACGGCCATTCAATGAAATGGATTTCCATAAACCGTATTTATTCGACCAGCAATACGGACTCGCGGTCAAGGCTGTAAATCCGGAGACGCGAATTGAATATACGTCGCTGCCGTATCTGGCTGTCAAAGAGATGAAGCAGCTACAAATGAAGGCGGAAGAGATGCGCGTCTTGTATGTAGCCATGACACGCGCGAAAGAACAGCTTTACTTAACTGCTTCGGTAAAAGATATTGACCGCTTACTTGAAAAGTGGAAAACGACTTCTGGCGATCTGCTGTTGCCTGATTTTAAACGCTCGCGTGCAAAATCGTATTTGGATTGGATTGGTCCGGCTGTCACGAGGCATCCTGATGCAAAGCAACTGCACACGGGTGGTGAAGTGATTGAGCATCATTCGCGTTTTGACATTGATATTGTCGAGACCGCTTCTTTAGAAGAGCTGCAGCCTGTACTGGAAGCGCCTGAAGACCGTCCAGAAGCCGATGCCGATGCCGCATTGATCTACAGCCGTTTCGATTTTTCCTATCCCCACCAGGCTGCTGTTGAAAAGCGTTCTAAGCAGTCGGTAACCGAAATGAAAAGGCTGCAGCTTTTGCAGAGTTTGGATGAGCCCGAATCATTCATCCAAGAATATCAACCGAAAACACAGAAAAAGGCGCCCCATCGCCCAGACTTCTTGATGGACAGAAAACTGTCCGCAGCAGACGTCGGAACGGCTGTCCATACGGTCATGCAGCATTTGCCGCTTGAACGCCGGATGAATCTAGCGGAAATCCGTCAATTTTTAGAGGAATTGGCAGGGCGTGAAATTTTGACAGAGGAAGAAGCGCAGGCGGTCAGAGCCGAACAAGTCGAAACCTTTTTCGATAGCCCAATCGCACAGCGCTTGATAGCTGCAGAGGATGTCAGAAGAGAAGTTCCTTTCACGTATGCCCGTGCTGATGAAGACGGGGATTATCAAATTGTCCAAGGGATTGTCGATTGCCTGTTTAAAGAAAACGGGGAGTGGGTCTTGCTTGATTACAAAACCGATCAAACCCGCGGAATGGGCAATGTTCAATCAGTAATGAAAGAGCGTTACGCCATCCAATTATCCATTTACCAAGAAGCAGTGGAAGCCATTTTGCGCATTCCGATAAAAGAACGCGTTTTGTATCTCTTCTCTTCAAACGAAGAAGTGAAAGTCTAG
- the addB gene encoding helicase-exonuclease AddAB subunit AddB, with protein MSLRIVYGRAGTGKTRFVQEEIADSLKDQADGDPIFLIVPDQMSFSTEYRLSAAYGMNGMIRAQAVTFKRLAWRVLQEVGGISRKEIDTFGYRMLIRSLLEEHRDEFNLFRRAAGKRGFTDQIEQLIKEFSRYCIDCEELGTIRSSLETAGAPRTLQDKAADLELILLEIDRRLGKVFVDSEGHLGLLSEKIRHSETIKQSVIYIDGFVSFTAREFQIIEELLKHAKSVTIVLPMDDASSAEDEQSLFYQSAVTASRLTDLAAVEGIELEPEVYLRETKRFNNEELMHVERFIETFPAPSIQGQGAVELVEASNRRAEIHELARSIRQQVMEGSRYHDIAVLYRQPEVYDELINTIFPQYEIPYFISQKKSMLHHPLIEFSRSALEAVIGNYAYEPVFRALKTDLFFPEGNVTKWRERGDQLENFVLANGIYGERWFDDKRWVYKKYRGLEFHSGIQTDEELALQMELQTVRDVVRDPLERLKTRLNDCVTGRDFATTLFQFVEELDVYSKIQLLKDREEADHQLLAATEHEQAWNQWVGVLDQFVLMFGDKELDLQSAARILDEGFETLEFSRIPPSLDQVTIAKMDLARLMDIRSVFIIGASDGVLPQRIEHEGLLTDAEREWFQKIGIELAPSSRMRLMDETYMAYRSFSSASDRLSVSYPIADEEGKALLPSLYIRKIADLLQLEPKLAAIGPEELHEPDALEYISHPRATLSHLAAQIRSGELTGHWQAVLDYYREDPLWSSIIQQIFKPLSHTKAEKLSEETAESLYGAPIASSVSRIETYHSCQFAHYAAYGLKLEERSHYRLAAPAMGDLFHAAIKWISDEVMQLGVSWSSLSKEQCADLAKRAIEQLSPYFVNQILLSSHRYRYIQYKLEGIIRQTAFMLSKHAQVSGFVPVALEVGFGTKEAIPPLDIPLERGRKMNVRGRIDRIDSTDIGGKPYLRVVDYKSSKQGLDLGEVYHGLALQTFTYLDVALTHSKRWLGEQAEPAGVLYFHMHNPMLKMTKLLTAEELEEELAKSFKMNGLVVEDPEVIQAMDDQIDGYSNVIPVRLNKNGSVSKGSSKTVEKEDMETIREFVRKKHQGAGNGILDGHTDVSPYRLKNDTPCQFCNFRAVCQFDPSDPDQTYRKLPVLSSEQAVEKIRKEVGRDDTEKTE; from the coding sequence ATGTCTCTACGCATTGTGTACGGGCGAGCTGGAACCGGAAAAACCCGTTTTGTCCAAGAGGAAATCGCTGATAGTTTAAAAGACCAAGCAGACGGGGATCCGATATTTCTCATTGTTCCCGATCAAATGTCGTTTTCAACGGAATATCGATTATCCGCAGCATATGGCATGAATGGGATGATCCGTGCGCAAGCCGTCACGTTCAAGCGGCTAGCCTGGCGTGTATTACAGGAAGTCGGCGGGATTAGCCGCAAGGAAATCGATACATTTGGCTACCGTATGCTGATCCGCAGTTTGCTCGAAGAACATAGAGATGAATTTAATTTGTTTAGAAGAGCGGCAGGGAAGCGGGGGTTCACTGACCAGATTGAACAATTGATCAAGGAATTTTCCCGTTATTGCATCGATTGCGAAGAGCTCGGTACCATCCGTTCCTCGCTTGAAACAGCTGGGGCACCTAGGACATTGCAGGACAAGGCTGCAGACCTAGAGCTCATCTTGCTTGAAATTGACCGCAGGCTAGGCAAAGTATTTGTGGATTCCGAAGGTCACCTCGGATTGTTAAGTGAGAAAATCCGGCACTCAGAAACGATTAAGCAATCGGTTATTTACATTGACGGGTTTGTCAGTTTTACAGCACGTGAATTCCAAATCATCGAAGAGTTGCTGAAGCATGCCAAATCTGTGACGATCGTCTTGCCGATGGACGATGCGAGCAGCGCCGAAGACGAGCAGTCGTTATTCTATCAATCGGCCGTCACAGCAAGCCGTTTGACAGATCTTGCCGCAGTGGAAGGAATTGAGCTAGAACCAGAGGTCTACTTGAGAGAAACGAAGCGCTTCAACAATGAGGAGCTAATGCATGTCGAACGCTTTATTGAAACTTTTCCCGCTCCTTCCATTCAAGGCCAAGGAGCCGTCGAATTAGTCGAAGCGTCGAACCGGCGCGCTGAAATCCACGAACTTGCCCGGTCGATCCGCCAACAAGTAATGGAAGGTTCCCGCTATCATGATATTGCGGTGCTGTACCGACAGCCGGAAGTGTACGACGAATTGATCAATACTATTTTTCCGCAATACGAAATCCCTTATTTCATCAGTCAAAAAAAATCGATGCTTCATCATCCATTGATCGAATTCAGCCGCTCTGCACTCGAAGCGGTCATCGGAAATTATGCATATGAACCAGTTTTTCGGGCATTGAAGACGGATTTGTTCTTTCCAGAAGGCAATGTCACGAAATGGCGGGAACGAGGAGACCAGCTCGAGAATTTCGTCCTGGCAAATGGCATTTATGGCGAACGTTGGTTTGACGATAAGCGTTGGGTCTATAAAAAATACCGCGGGCTCGAATTCCATTCAGGCATCCAGACCGATGAAGAGCTGGCGCTGCAAATGGAATTGCAAACCGTCCGCGATGTCGTCCGCGATCCACTCGAGCGTTTGAAAACACGCCTCAACGATTGCGTGACCGGCCGCGATTTTGCCACTACCTTGTTTCAGTTTGTGGAAGAACTCGATGTCTATTCGAAAATCCAATTGTTGAAAGACCGTGAAGAGGCCGACCATCAATTGCTTGCCGCAACCGAGCACGAGCAGGCATGGAATCAATGGGTTGGTGTGCTTGACCAATTCGTCCTGATGTTCGGAGATAAAGAACTGGACCTCCAAAGCGCCGCACGCATTCTTGATGAAGGCTTCGAAACCTTGGAGTTTTCCCGCATTCCGCCGTCACTTGACCAAGTGACGATTGCCAAAATGGACTTGGCGCGCTTAATGGATATCCGCTCGGTCTTTATTATTGGTGCAAGTGATGGGGTCTTGCCGCAGCGCATTGAACATGAAGGGCTTTTGACCGATGCGGAGCGGGAGTGGTTCCAAAAAATAGGAATCGAACTTGCCCCGAGTTCACGCATGCGTCTGATGGATGAAACGTATATGGCCTATCGCTCATTCTCTTCCGCTTCCGACCGGCTGAGCGTCTCTTACCCGATTGCTGATGAGGAAGGGAAAGCTTTGTTGCCTTCGTTATATATTAGGAAAATCGCTGATTTGCTTCAGCTTGAGCCGAAACTGGCAGCGATTGGCCCAGAAGAGCTGCATGAGCCAGATGCTTTGGAATATATTAGCCATCCACGTGCGACGCTTTCCCACCTGGCTGCTCAAATCAGAAGCGGAGAGCTCACGGGACATTGGCAAGCCGTGCTCGATTATTACAGGGAAGATCCGCTTTGGTCGTCGATCATCCAGCAAATATTCAAGCCTTTGAGCCACACGAAAGCTGAGAAATTATCGGAAGAGACCGCTGAATCCCTCTACGGGGCACCGATTGCCTCGAGCGTTTCCCGTATCGAGACGTATCATAGCTGCCAATTTGCCCATTATGCGGCTTATGGTTTGAAACTTGAAGAGCGCAGTCACTACCGCCTGGCGGCTCCAGCGATGGGAGATTTATTCCATGCTGCCATCAAATGGATTTCAGACGAAGTAATGCAACTGGGCGTTTCCTGGTCATCGTTAAGCAAAGAACAATGTGCAGATCTCGCCAAGCGGGCAATCGAACAATTATCACCTTATTTCGTTAACCAAATCTTGTTGAGTTCGCATCGTTACCGCTATATCCAATACAAACTCGAGGGCATCATTCGCCAAACGGCATTCATGTTAAGCAAGCATGCACAAGTGTCGGGCTTCGTGCCGGTCGCCCTTGAAGTAGGCTTTGGCACAAAAGAAGCGATTCCACCGCTCGATATACCGCTTGAACGCGGCCGCAAAATGAATGTCAGGGGACGCATCGACCGCATCGATTCAACGGATATTGGCGGTAAACCGTATTTGCGAGTCGTCGACTATAAATCGTCCAAGCAAGGGCTGGATTTAGGCGAAGTGTATCACGGCCTGGCACTGCAAACTTTCACGTATTTGGATGTCGCCTTGACCCATTCCAAACGCTGGCTAGGGGAGCAGGCGGAACCGGCTGGCGTGTTGTATTTCCATATGCACAATCCGATGCTCAAGATGACAAAATTATTAACGGCTGAAGAGTTGGAAGAAGAACTAGCGAAGTCGTTCAAGATGAACGGGCTCGTCGTAGAAGATCCAGAAGTCATTCAGGCGATGGACGACCAAATCGACGGATATTCGAACGTTATTCCCGTCCGTCTGAATAAAAATGGATCGGTCTCCAAAGGTTCATCGAAAACGGTAGAAAAAGAAGACATGGAAACCATTCGTGAATTTGTCAGGAAGAAACATCAAGGCGCAGGGAACGGGATTCTAGATGGCCATACGGACGTTTCTCCGTACCGCTTAAAAAACGATACGCCATGCCAATTTTGCAACTTCCGCGCGGTATGTCAATTCGATCCGAGTGATCCCGACCAGACATACCGGAAATTGCCGGTCTTGAGTTCTGAACAGGCAGTTGAGAAAATACGCAAGGAGGTGGGTCGTGATGATACCGAAAAAACCGAATGA
- a CDS encoding TVP38/TMEM64 family protein has product MSDFFTMENIVELTQSYRAFGPFIGFLLPFIESFLPFLPLFVFVFANATAYGLWLGFLLSWGGAVAGSYTVFLLVRKFGQARFMKFMTRHQKVERLIHWVERNGFGPLFLLLCFPFTPSALVNLVAGLSNISRHYYLLTLMAGKFVMVLTISYVGYDIRALFTQPIRTAIVIVVIVLLYIIGKILEKRLNNKVEADFKRAKEEREKERLS; this is encoded by the coding sequence ATGTCGGATTTTTTTACGATGGAAAACATTGTCGAGTTAACGCAATCTTACCGGGCATTTGGTCCGTTCATTGGATTTTTGTTGCCGTTCATCGAATCGTTTTTGCCGTTTTTGCCATTATTTGTGTTCGTTTTTGCTAATGCCACTGCATACGGTCTATGGCTCGGTTTCCTCTTATCCTGGGGCGGGGCGGTCGCTGGATCTTATACAGTCTTTTTGTTGGTCCGAAAATTCGGCCAAGCGCGCTTCATGAAATTCATGACGCGCCATCAGAAAGTGGAACGGCTTATTCATTGGGTAGAGCGCAATGGCTTCGGGCCCTTATTCTTGCTGCTGTGTTTTCCGTTTACGCCATCGGCACTCGTCAATCTAGTGGCAGGGCTATCAAATATCAGCCGCCATTATTATTTATTGACTTTGATGGCCGGGAAATTTGTCATGGTCTTGACGATTTCTTATGTCGGTTATGATATTCGCGCTTTGTTTACCCAGCCGATCCGCACAGCTATTGTGATTGTCGTCATCGTCTTGTTGTATATTATTGGAAAAATTTTGGAGAAGCGGCTCAATAATAAAGTAGAAGCCGATTTCAAAAGAGCGAAAGAAGAACGTGAAAAGGAACGGCTATCTTAA
- a CDS encoding AzlC family ABC transporter permease produces the protein MIITLHSFSRFGKEKYLRLKERNKLKEHGFSSGIKAGASIAIGYFPVALTFGLLAKTTGLSLIETTAMSIFVFAGAAQYISLSLITAGVLPALIVVNTFIVNIRHFLMTAALNEKMEPAARWKKALYAFGITDETFTVLATQPGHKIRTSFAAGVIVISYGSWVLFTALGHLIGASLPAFLQASMSIALYAMFVGLLVPSMKGNRKVVSLAFIAALFNSLFFFTGWLSTGWAIMVSTLASAIIIELISRKGVAA, from the coding sequence ATGATAATTACTTTACACTCTTTCTCCCGTTTTGGAAAAGAGAAATACTTGCGGCTAAAGGAGCGGAACAAATTGAAGGAACACGGATTTTCTTCTGGGATTAAAGCTGGCGCGAGCATCGCCATCGGATATTTCCCAGTCGCATTGACTTTTGGGCTATTGGCGAAAACAACAGGCTTGTCTCTCATCGAAACGACGGCCATGAGCATCTTCGTTTTTGCCGGTGCCGCCCAGTATATATCACTTTCCCTCATCACAGCCGGCGTACTCCCGGCGCTCATCGTCGTCAACACGTTCATCGTCAATATTCGCCATTTTTTGATGACAGCGGCGTTGAACGAAAAAATGGAGCCGGCCGCCCGTTGGAAAAAAGCGCTGTATGCGTTTGGCATTACCGATGAAACCTTTACGGTGCTCGCGACACAGCCAGGCCATAAAATCCGAACCTCATTTGCAGCTGGCGTCATTGTAATATCTTACGGAAGTTGGGTATTGTTCACTGCACTTGGCCATTTGATTGGCGCCAGCCTCCCAGCTTTTTTACAGGCATCCATGTCAATCGCCCTGTATGCAATGTTTGTCGGCTTGCTTGTTCCCTCCATGAAAGGCAACCGCAAAGTCGTCAGCCTGGCATTCATCGCTGCCCTATTCAATTCGCTATTTTTCTTCACCGGCTGGCTGTCCACTGGCTGGGCAATCATGGTGTCGACTCTCGCTTCAGCCATTATCATTGAACTAATTTCACGGAAAGGAGTTGCCGCCTAA
- a CDS encoding AzlD domain-containing protein — protein MGAWIWWMIFGMAIVTYIPRAIPLTFLEGRELPEVVQNVLRNIPYAVLGALIFPAVFFIQENIWFGVIGVASAFAIAIAGANVIFVVLGTIAILSIYGLWFG, from the coding sequence ATGGGTGCTTGGATCTGGTGGATGATTTTTGGAATGGCTATCGTTACCTATATTCCGCGTGCTATCCCGTTAACCTTTTTGGAAGGCCGTGAGTTGCCAGAAGTGGTACAGAATGTATTGCGCAATATTCCATACGCCGTACTGGGCGCTTTGATTTTTCCGGCTGTATTCTTCATTCAGGAAAACATCTGGTTCGGCGTGATCGGTGTCGCCTCTGCATTTGCCATCGCGATTGCCGGAGCGAATGTAATCTTCGTCGTACTTGGGACGATTGCTATACTTTCCATATATGGACTTTGGTTCGGATAA